One Mycoavidus sp. HKI genomic region harbors:
- a CDS encoding IS4 family transposase, with product MLNCCLSEKNGKLRMCSWKKACPEAPTLNEVVRLVAMLGSFLGRKGNGEPGIWQGLQQIATFVHGLRWARENQVL from the coding sequence ATGCTGAACTGCTGTTTGAGCGAGAAGAATGGCAAGCTGCGTATGTGCTCATGGAAAAAAGCGTGCCCGGAAGCGCCCACACTCAATGAAGTCGTGCGACTGGTTGCGATGCTGGGCAGCTTCCTAGGCCGCAAGGGGAATGGGGAGCCCGGTATCTGGCAGGGCCTGCAGCAGATTGCTACCTTTGTACACGGACTCCGCTGGGCGCGCGAAAATCAGGTGCTTTGA
- a CDS encoding NAD(P)/FAD-dependent oxidoreductase has protein sequence MHRIVIVGGGAGGLELATRLGNRLGARQTAQIVLVDRNPTHLWKPLLHEVAAGSMDPFMHQLEYAAQAHWHHFKFQLGALSGLNRVAKTITLAAVHDLDGSELLPSRELAYDTLVIAIGSTTNFFGVAGAQQYAQALDTAAQAQACHRRLLAACMRADANPGSSDARPRIQIAIVGGGATGVELSAQLRQTAQILATYGLHPLDPKHDIGIVLIEAGPRILPALSEHVSKATAALLTKLNVEIMVNEQVASVSDKALYTASGKTLSVDLTVWAAGIKAPAILSQLDGLATNPRGQLKVHATLQTETDPDIFAFGDCASCPWPEQNTTIPPRAQAAHQQANFLRRALTRRLKGAPLPNFRYRDFGSLVSLGHFSAVGHLMGGVMGGSLFIEGLFARFMYMSLYRLHIAALHGFIRMATDTVAHWLRRSISPRVKLH, from the coding sequence ATGCATCGCATCGTGATTGTGGGGGGCGGTGCCGGCGGGCTTGAGCTTGCAACCCGCCTAGGTAACCGTCTTGGCGCCCGCCAAACCGCTCAAATTGTCTTGGTTGACCGCAACCCGACCCATCTTTGGAAGCCGCTCCTGCATGAAGTTGCTGCCGGCAGCATGGATCCATTTATGCATCAGCTTGAGTACGCGGCCCAAGCACATTGGCATCACTTTAAATTTCAACTCGGTGCATTGAGCGGTCTTAATCGTGTAGCGAAGACCATTACGCTGGCCGCTGTGCATGACCTTGATGGCTCTGAATTATTGCCTTCTCGCGAGTTGGCGTATGACACCCTCGTGATAGCCATCGGCAGCACCACGAATTTTTTTGGGGTAGCAGGTGCTCAGCAATACGCGCAGGCGTTGGATACTGCAGCGCAAGCACAAGCGTGCCATCGTCGTTTACTGGCTGCATGCATGCGCGCTGATGCAAACCCAGGTAGTTCTGATGCACGGCCGCGGATCCAAATTGCGATTGTTGGCGGAGGGGCAACCGGCGTTGAACTATCGGCTCAATTGCGTCAAACCGCCCAAATATTAGCCACCTATGGTTTACACCCGCTGGACCCCAAGCATGATATCGGTATCGTGCTGATTGAAGCGGGGCCGCGCATCTTGCCGGCTTTGTCTGAACATGTCTCAAAAGCAACCGCTGCCTTGCTCACTAAACTCAATGTTGAAATCATGGTGAACGAGCAAGTGGCCAGTGTCTCGGATAAAGCACTGTACACGGCGAGCGGCAAAACCCTATCCGTAGATCTCACCGTATGGGCCGCGGGCATTAAAGCACCCGCCATACTCAGTCAACTGGATGGGCTGGCAACGAATCCACGGGGTCAGTTGAAGGTCCATGCCACGCTGCAAACTGAAACCGATCCTGACATTTTTGCCTTTGGCGACTGTGCCAGCTGTCCGTGGCCAGAGCAGAACACAACCATCCCCCCGCGCGCGCAAGCTGCACATCAGCAGGCCAATTTTTTGCGACGCGCATTAACGCGCCGGCTTAAAGGCGCGCCGCTGCCTAATTTCCGTTATCGTGATTTTGGCTCACTGGTTTCGCTAGGTCACTTTAGCGCGGTAGGTCATTTAATGGGCGGGGTGATGGGCGGCAGTCTATTTATTGAGGGACTGTTTGCTCGTTTTATGTATATGTCATTGTATCGGCTGCATATTGCCGCGTTACATGGTTTTATACGCATGGCAACGGATACGGTGGCGCATTGGTTACGCCGCTCAATTTCGCCGCGGGTGAAGTTGCATTAG
- a CDS encoding transposase: protein MDWYRARWEIETFFHVLKNGCRVEALQLARSKSSNARWRSIWWWHGELPA from the coding sequence ATTGACTGGTACCGAGCACGCTGGGAGATTGAGACTTTCTTCCATGTGCTCAAAAACGGCTGTCGCGTCGAGGCGCTGCAGTTGGCACGATCGAAAAGCTCGAACGCGCGCTGGCGGTCTATATGGTGGTGGCATGGCGAATTGCCCGCCTGA